From Antedon mediterranea chromosome 9, ecAntMedi1.1, whole genome shotgun sequence, a single genomic window includes:
- the LOC140058734 gene encoding uncharacterized protein isoform X1: MAAKEVTSTSKQRFVDIHHPDFDSYDNEMSVEDYNFYSKNKDEFRKMWFDQTLLFWKRFNLNYKAFLVDYGTVYKLRASGPLMDMLLKECWGYLDRQTTKSNDVELVMRLIEDGYVLMKSRDKLPFVDVRDREKCPFLNETTKKMFRRFFGAPRKNGLRLKVWYQYPLYVKYTAALCKVLKRWIKATTFIEEDTGNYWKLPVKRVLDSYELDYSVLMGKETKPPWVHPDPDSNMWWDNGGLSTMMFLSPEGPKILARYLDLYIPEYMDKKELEEHKKEQERKAEAKKQEEIKIIEFALKKEAEKNNLEKKMEELKIPKSKLSETESQKEDDIEEDKETEEKKPRAPIELVMDADEIRKLIESDDFEMEAGETHLNDEMARDLFKAKLTGAIPKDSTIKSSENGIHKNQGKNKSKSKKPIKVEIDSITNQNARARKNKNKSGENAGDKKVHNVTINLSGEGGTQRKVVLTIDKEKPKKEVAGMVWNPPIFKDGSFAQVLLAKVDDEDETDPHLMLSRKILKKKKDVDYQNDSDLEYASRHLHVLSYQSRLKNVPALRKIIDPEEEKLRCRQYRRSIEALKGHGIDAIELANGHLLSCHAWKCDIFMTDDCLDGLMLVKNRKHGKVLHKADRTKGRKQRVKAPKNMKRVLRDEKIRQKKEELMKAIRLKQEVMRKTWEEEKAVVERRYNSAKNPSADESPFMMYKSLLWDVVGGDVRAMRNMITVLNDTCNHDINVTALTKEERQQIEDDNQLIGIVVKKIAEYKDDQPFIAFPPGMDQVLDIYHAVIMAKMLRESLREQYNEDDGHTSPGRSIILDTFAQMVPLLADEVKYDNIQKIMKYFDGKDRYKATLEWQIIQEAEVRMQIEGRIKGVPVTREDRRKYTKHPDFENMVFDKLLEGYKNRECGREVKRRSKKGDQDVGDWSEEKFDWTNKEMLLIEQVMAKIEDDLKKRLHIKVQNGSTPEVHSTPKRSRYEEGKIEYALQMIRKQEMKEMEAEKLKESEKRKDADTRKEVETRKEAEKKKEAEKLEQEREDEKVREIFRKDADRRKEKEKELEKEKELEKERKLEEERELQKMKEKEEEERIQEILRKDAEKKKKDEIKKRKENEADKIKEVNGQEVEKMTNGDSKKHKKPYDFKTCSFCGNVETVRKQFKQCQRCVEKKSEKVRFYCKKECQGMIIFKKLNYEGLGGTIYNSHPTHSDVFFLAHYTFLSI, from the exons ATGGCAGCTAAAGAAGTGACAAGCACTTCTAAGCAACGTTTTGTCGACATCCACCATCCGGATTTCGATAGTTATGACAATGAGATGTCAGTGGAAGATTACAACTTCTACTCAAAAAACAAAGATGAGTTCCGCAAAATGTGGTTTGATCAA ACTTTACTTTTCTGGAAGCGGTTCAATCTCAACTATAAAGCATTCCTCGTTGACTATGGCACGGTTTACAAACTACGAGCTTcg GGACCCTTGATGGACATGCTACTGAAGGAATGTTGGGGCTACCTGGACAGACAGACTACAAAGT CAAATGATGTTGAACTTGTTATGCGTCTTATTGAGGATGGTTATGTGTTGATGAAATCAAGAGACAAACTACCGTTTGTTGATGTACGTGATAGAG AAAAATGCCCTTTCCTGAATGAAACCACTAAAAAAATGTTCCGAAGGTTTTTTGGAGCTCCAAGAAAAAATGGTTTACGGTTAAAG GTGTGGTACCAGTATCCTTTATATGTCAAATATACAGCAGCACTGTGTAAGGTGTTGAAGAGATGGATCAAGGCAACCACGTTTATAGAAGAAGACACAGGGAATTATTGGAAATTACCGGTTAAACGTGTTTTAGATTCGTACGAGCTGGACTACTCTGTGCTAATGGGTAAAGAGACTAAGCCTCCATGGGTTCATCCAGATCCAGACAGTAATATGTGGTGGGACAATGGTGGCCTGTCCACAATGATGTTCCTTTCGCCAGAAGGTCCAAAGATTCTTGCACGCTACTTAGATCTGTATATTCCTGAATACATGGATAAGAAGGAGTTGGAAGAACACAAAAAAGAGCAGGAAAGAAAGGCAGAAGCTAAGAAACAGGaggaaataaaaattattgagTTCGCTTTGAAAAAGGAAGCGGAGAAGAATAATCTTGAAAAGAAGATGGAGGAGCTTAAAATACCGAAATCTAAACTTTCGGAAACAGAATCGCAGAAAGAGGATGACATAGAGGAGGATAAAGAAACAGAGGAGAAGAAACCTAGAGCACCAATAGAATTAGTTATGGATGCTGATGAAATACGTAAACTAATCGAAAGTGATGATTTTGAGATGGAGGCTGGAGAAACGCATTTAAACGATGAGATGGCGCGTGATTTGTTTAAAGCAAAATTAACAGGTGCAATCCCGAAAGATTCAACAATCAAATCATCTGAGAATGGTATTCACAAGAATCAAGGAAAAAATAAGTCAAAATCGAAAAAACCAATAAAAGTTGAAATTGATTCAATTACCAACCAGAATGCACGAGCtagaaagaataaaaataagtCGGGTGAGAATGCTGGGGATAAGAAAGTACACAACGTGACAATCAACCTATCTGGTGAGGGAGGAACACAAAGAAAGGTTGTCCTTACAATCGATAAAGAGAAGCCAAAGAAAGAAGTTGCTGGAATGGTTTGGAATCCTCCAATCTTCAAAGACGGAAGTTTTGCGCAAGTACTCCTGGCAAAggttgatgatgaagatgaaacAGATCCACATTTGATGTTGTCAAGGAAGATactaaaaaagaagaaagatgTTGACTACCAAAATGACTCGGATTTGGAGTATGCAAGTCGACATCTTCATGTTCTGAGTTATCAATCCCGACTGAAGAATGTTCCAGCTTTACGCAAGATTATTGATCCTGAGGAAGAAAAGCTTAGGTGTCGACAGTACAGAAGGAGTATTGAAGCACTTAAAGGTCATGGCATTGATGCAATAGAGTTGGCCAACGGTCACCTGCTGTCCTGCCATGCTTGGAAGTGCGATATCTTTATGACCGATGACTGTTTGGATGGGTTAATGCTTGTGAAAAATAGAAAACATGGCAAGGTGCTACATAAGGCAGATCGAACAAAAGGCCGGAAGCAACGTGTGAAAGCGCCAAAAAATATGAAGAGAGTTTTACGCGATGAAAAAATTCGACAGAAGAAGGAAGAGCTTATGAAAGCAATTAGATTGAAACAAGAGGTTATGCGAAAAACATGGGAAGAAGAGAAAGCAGTTGTTGAAAGGCGATACAATTCAGCGAAAAATCCTTCTGCAGATGAAAGTCCATTTATGATGTACAAGAGTCTTCTATGGGATGTGGTTGGGGGAGATGTACGGGCAATGCGAAATATGATCACTGTCTTGAACGACACATGTAATCATGATATCAATGTAACTGCTCTCACAAAAGAGGAGAGGCAGCAGATAGAAGATGACAACCAACTTATTGGCATTGTGGTAAAGAAGATTGCAGAATACAAAGACGACCAACCATTTATTGCTTTTCCTCCAGGAATGGACCAAGTGCTTGACATCTACCATGCAGTTATCATGGCTAAAATGCTACGAGAATCTTTGAGGGAACAATACAATGAAGATGATGGACACACATCTCCAGGAAGATCGATCATTCTTGACACATTTGCACAGATGGTTCCTCTCTTAGCAGACGAGGTTAAATATGACAACatacaaaaaataatgaaatacttTGATGGTAAAGACAGATACAAAGCTACCCTTGAATGGCAAATCATTCAAGAGGCGGAAGTGAGGATGCAAATCGAGGGAAGGATCAAAGGAGTTCCTGTGACACGTGAGGACCGCAGGAAATACACAAAACATCCAGATTTTGAGAATATGGTCTTTGACAAGCTACTTGAGGGTTACAAGAATCGTGAATGTGGAAGAGAGGTTAAAAGAAGGTCGAAAAAAGGAG ATCAAGACGTTGGTGATTGGTCAGAAGAGAAGTTTGATTGGACCAATAAAGAAATGCTCTTGATTGAGCAGGTGATGGCAAAGATCGAAGATGATTTGAAGAAACGTCTGCATATAAAGGTACAAAATGGGTCAACCCCAGAGGTTCACTCAACACCAAAGAGGAGCCGATATGAGGAAGGCAAAATTGAATATGCTTTACAGATGATCAGGAAGCAGGAGATGAAAGAAATGGAAGCTGAGAAGTTAAAAGAATCAGAGAAAAGAAAAGATGCAGACACCAGAAAGGAAGTAGAAACAAGGAAGGAagcagaaaaaaagaaagaagctGAAAAGTTAGAGCAGGAAAGAGAAGATGAGAAGGTCAGAGAGATTTTTAGAAAAGATGCAGATAGGAGGAAAGAGAAGGAAAAAGAATTAGAGAAAGAAAAAGAGTtagagaaagaaagaaagttaGAGGAGGAAAGAGAATTGCAGAAGATGAAAGAGAAGGAAGAAGAAGAGAGGATCCAAGAGATTCTTAGAAAAGATgcagaaaagaaaaagaaggaTGAGATCAAAAAGCGGAAGGAAAACGAAGCAGATAAGATTAAGGAAGTCAATGGTCAGGAAGTAGAAAAGATGACCAATGGTGATTCAAAGAAACACAAGAAACCTTACGATTTTAAAACATGCTCTTTTTGTGGAAATGTCGAAACTGTTCGTAAGCAGTTCAAACAGTGTCAAAG
- the LOC140058734 gene encoding uncharacterized protein isoform X2 gives MAAKEVTSTSKQRFVDIHHPDFDSYDNEMSVEDYNFYSKNKDEFRKMWFDQTLLFWKRFNLNYKAFLVDYGTVYKLRASGPLMDMLLKECWGYLDRQTTKSNDVELVMRLIEDGYVLMKSRDKLPFVDVRDREKCPFLNETTKKMFRRFFGAPRKNGLRLKVWYQYPLYVKYTAALCKVLKRWIKATTFIEEDTGNYWKLPVKRVLDSYELDYSVLMGKETKPPWVHPDPDSNMWWDNGGLSTMMFLSPEGPKILARYLDLYIPEYMDKKELEEHKKEQERKAEAKKQEEIKIIEFALKKEAEKNNLEKKMEELKIPKSKLSETESQKEDDIEEDKETEEKKPRAPIELVMDADEIRKLIESDDFEMEAGETHLNDEMARDLFKAKLTGAIPKDSTIKSSENGIHKNQGKNKSKSKKPIKVEIDSITNQNARARKNKNKSGENAGDKKVHNVTINLSGEGGTQRKVVLTIDKEKPKKEVAGMVWNPPIFKDGSFAQVLLAKVDDEDETDPHLMLSRKILKKKKDVDYQNDSDLEYASRHLHVLSYQSRLKNVPALRKIIDPEEEKLRCRQYRRSIEALKGHGIDAIELANGHLLSCHAWKCDIFMTDDCLDGLMLVKNRKHGKVLHKADRTKGRKQRVKAPKNMKRVLRDEKIRQKKEELMKAIRLKQEVMRKTWEEEKAVVERRYNSAKNPSADESPFMMYKSLLWDVVGGDVRAMRNMITVLNDTCNHDINVTALTKEERQQIEDDNQLIGIVVKKIAEYKDDQPFIAFPPGMDQVLDIYHAVIMAKMLRESLREQYNEDDGHTSPGRSIILDTFAQMVPLLADEVKYDNIQKIMKYFDGKDRYKATLEWQIIQEAEVRMQIEGRIKGVPVTREDRRKYTKHPDFENMVFDKLLEGYKNRECGREVKRRSKKGDQDVGDWSEEKFDWTNKEMLLIEQVMAKIEDDLKKRLHIKVQNGSTPEVHSTPKRSRYEEGKIEYALQMIRKQEMKEMEAEKLKESEKRKDADTRKEVETRKEAEKKKEAEKLEQEREDEKVREIFRKDADRRKEKEKELEKEKELEKERKLEEERELQKMKEKEEEERIQEILRKDAEKKKKDEIKKRKENEADKIKEVNGQEVEKMTNGDSKKHKKPYDFKTCSFCGNVETVRKQFKQCQRCVEKKSEKVRFYCKKECQVTDWKVVHKEQHAAGY, from the exons ATGGCAGCTAAAGAAGTGACAAGCACTTCTAAGCAACGTTTTGTCGACATCCACCATCCGGATTTCGATAGTTATGACAATGAGATGTCAGTGGAAGATTACAACTTCTACTCAAAAAACAAAGATGAGTTCCGCAAAATGTGGTTTGATCAA ACTTTACTTTTCTGGAAGCGGTTCAATCTCAACTATAAAGCATTCCTCGTTGACTATGGCACGGTTTACAAACTACGAGCTTcg GGACCCTTGATGGACATGCTACTGAAGGAATGTTGGGGCTACCTGGACAGACAGACTACAAAGT CAAATGATGTTGAACTTGTTATGCGTCTTATTGAGGATGGTTATGTGTTGATGAAATCAAGAGACAAACTACCGTTTGTTGATGTACGTGATAGAG AAAAATGCCCTTTCCTGAATGAAACCACTAAAAAAATGTTCCGAAGGTTTTTTGGAGCTCCAAGAAAAAATGGTTTACGGTTAAAG GTGTGGTACCAGTATCCTTTATATGTCAAATATACAGCAGCACTGTGTAAGGTGTTGAAGAGATGGATCAAGGCAACCACGTTTATAGAAGAAGACACAGGGAATTATTGGAAATTACCGGTTAAACGTGTTTTAGATTCGTACGAGCTGGACTACTCTGTGCTAATGGGTAAAGAGACTAAGCCTCCATGGGTTCATCCAGATCCAGACAGTAATATGTGGTGGGACAATGGTGGCCTGTCCACAATGATGTTCCTTTCGCCAGAAGGTCCAAAGATTCTTGCACGCTACTTAGATCTGTATATTCCTGAATACATGGATAAGAAGGAGTTGGAAGAACACAAAAAAGAGCAGGAAAGAAAGGCAGAAGCTAAGAAACAGGaggaaataaaaattattgagTTCGCTTTGAAAAAGGAAGCGGAGAAGAATAATCTTGAAAAGAAGATGGAGGAGCTTAAAATACCGAAATCTAAACTTTCGGAAACAGAATCGCAGAAAGAGGATGACATAGAGGAGGATAAAGAAACAGAGGAGAAGAAACCTAGAGCACCAATAGAATTAGTTATGGATGCTGATGAAATACGTAAACTAATCGAAAGTGATGATTTTGAGATGGAGGCTGGAGAAACGCATTTAAACGATGAGATGGCGCGTGATTTGTTTAAAGCAAAATTAACAGGTGCAATCCCGAAAGATTCAACAATCAAATCATCTGAGAATGGTATTCACAAGAATCAAGGAAAAAATAAGTCAAAATCGAAAAAACCAATAAAAGTTGAAATTGATTCAATTACCAACCAGAATGCACGAGCtagaaagaataaaaataagtCGGGTGAGAATGCTGGGGATAAGAAAGTACACAACGTGACAATCAACCTATCTGGTGAGGGAGGAACACAAAGAAAGGTTGTCCTTACAATCGATAAAGAGAAGCCAAAGAAAGAAGTTGCTGGAATGGTTTGGAATCCTCCAATCTTCAAAGACGGAAGTTTTGCGCAAGTACTCCTGGCAAAggttgatgatgaagatgaaacAGATCCACATTTGATGTTGTCAAGGAAGATactaaaaaagaagaaagatgTTGACTACCAAAATGACTCGGATTTGGAGTATGCAAGTCGACATCTTCATGTTCTGAGTTATCAATCCCGACTGAAGAATGTTCCAGCTTTACGCAAGATTATTGATCCTGAGGAAGAAAAGCTTAGGTGTCGACAGTACAGAAGGAGTATTGAAGCACTTAAAGGTCATGGCATTGATGCAATAGAGTTGGCCAACGGTCACCTGCTGTCCTGCCATGCTTGGAAGTGCGATATCTTTATGACCGATGACTGTTTGGATGGGTTAATGCTTGTGAAAAATAGAAAACATGGCAAGGTGCTACATAAGGCAGATCGAACAAAAGGCCGGAAGCAACGTGTGAAAGCGCCAAAAAATATGAAGAGAGTTTTACGCGATGAAAAAATTCGACAGAAGAAGGAAGAGCTTATGAAAGCAATTAGATTGAAACAAGAGGTTATGCGAAAAACATGGGAAGAAGAGAAAGCAGTTGTTGAAAGGCGATACAATTCAGCGAAAAATCCTTCTGCAGATGAAAGTCCATTTATGATGTACAAGAGTCTTCTATGGGATGTGGTTGGGGGAGATGTACGGGCAATGCGAAATATGATCACTGTCTTGAACGACACATGTAATCATGATATCAATGTAACTGCTCTCACAAAAGAGGAGAGGCAGCAGATAGAAGATGACAACCAACTTATTGGCATTGTGGTAAAGAAGATTGCAGAATACAAAGACGACCAACCATTTATTGCTTTTCCTCCAGGAATGGACCAAGTGCTTGACATCTACCATGCAGTTATCATGGCTAAAATGCTACGAGAATCTTTGAGGGAACAATACAATGAAGATGATGGACACACATCTCCAGGAAGATCGATCATTCTTGACACATTTGCACAGATGGTTCCTCTCTTAGCAGACGAGGTTAAATATGACAACatacaaaaaataatgaaatacttTGATGGTAAAGACAGATACAAAGCTACCCTTGAATGGCAAATCATTCAAGAGGCGGAAGTGAGGATGCAAATCGAGGGAAGGATCAAAGGAGTTCCTGTGACACGTGAGGACCGCAGGAAATACACAAAACATCCAGATTTTGAGAATATGGTCTTTGACAAGCTACTTGAGGGTTACAAGAATCGTGAATGTGGAAGAGAGGTTAAAAGAAGGTCGAAAAAAGGAG ATCAAGACGTTGGTGATTGGTCAGAAGAGAAGTTTGATTGGACCAATAAAGAAATGCTCTTGATTGAGCAGGTGATGGCAAAGATCGAAGATGATTTGAAGAAACGTCTGCATATAAAGGTACAAAATGGGTCAACCCCAGAGGTTCACTCAACACCAAAGAGGAGCCGATATGAGGAAGGCAAAATTGAATATGCTTTACAGATGATCAGGAAGCAGGAGATGAAAGAAATGGAAGCTGAGAAGTTAAAAGAATCAGAGAAAAGAAAAGATGCAGACACCAGAAAGGAAGTAGAAACAAGGAAGGAagcagaaaaaaagaaagaagctGAAAAGTTAGAGCAGGAAAGAGAAGATGAGAAGGTCAGAGAGATTTTTAGAAAAGATGCAGATAGGAGGAAAGAGAAGGAAAAAGAATTAGAGAAAGAAAAAGAGTtagagaaagaaagaaagttaGAGGAGGAAAGAGAATTGCAGAAGATGAAAGAGAAGGAAGAAGAAGAGAGGATCCAAGAGATTCTTAGAAAAGATgcagaaaagaaaaagaaggaTGAGATCAAAAAGCGGAAGGAAAACGAAGCAGATAAGATTAAGGAAGTCAATGGTCAGGAAGTAGAAAAGATGACCAATGGTGATTCAAAGAAACACAAGAAACCTTACGATTTTAAAACATGCTCTTTTTGTGGAAATGTCGAAACTGTTCGTAAGCAGTTCAAACAGTGTCAAAG